A single window of Thiomicrorhabdus immobilis DNA harbors:
- the yihA gene encoding ribosome biogenesis GTP-binding protein YihA/YsxC, whose translation MQHPLYQKATYLKSVPTIDLCPDELTHEVAFAGRSNAGKSSALNVITSQRTLARTSKTPGRTQLINFFTVDDTRALVDLPGYGFAKVNVKVKRAWEAGLTTYIEKRESLKGLILLMDSRIPPTEIDLIMLDWTKAIGLPVHVLLTKSDKLKKGPAKAELLKLKQLLKEQYPHATAQLFSSLKRDGLNEVWNKLDEWMEYERPPKEKKEPVDSKKIRPGSKKPKTKGNIRRFN comes from the coding sequence ATGCAACATCCTCTTTACCAAAAAGCGACTTATCTAAAAAGTGTGCCAACGATTGATTTATGTCCAGATGAGCTGACTCATGAAGTCGCTTTTGCAGGACGCTCCAATGCAGGTAAATCGAGTGCATTGAATGTCATCACCTCACAAAGAACACTTGCCCGTACCAGTAAAACCCCAGGTAGAACGCAACTAATCAACTTTTTTACGGTTGATGACACTCGCGCTTTAGTGGATCTACCGGGTTACGGTTTCGCCAAGGTGAATGTTAAGGTGAAACGCGCTTGGGAAGCCGGTTTAACCACCTATATTGAAAAGAGGGAGTCTTTAAAAGGGTTAATCTTGTTAATGGATTCACGTATACCACCGACTGAAATCGATTTGATTATGTTGGATTGGACAAAAGCCATTGGTTTACCGGTGCATGTGTTGTTAACCAAATCGGACAAGCTAAAAAAAGGACCAGCTAAAGCCGAGTTGTTGAAATTAAAACAATTGCTCAAGGAGCAGTATCCGCACGCCACCGCACAGCTGTTCTCTTCTTTGAAGCGTGATGGCTTGAATGAGGTCTGGAATAAACTGGATGAGTGGATGGAGTATGAACGTCCACCAAAAGAGAAAAAAGAACCGGTTGATAGCAAAAAAATTCGACCAGGTAGTAAGAAGCCTAAAACAAAAGGCAACATTCGCCGATTTAACTAA
- a CDS encoding cytochrome c biogenesis protein ResB, translating into MTEPTQVETTPNKTPLQSEKGQNQTKNPKKPSVFMNFLGSMNLAVTLLVMLSIASVIGTVLKQDQSLQDYIIKFGPFWSQVFNDLGLFHVYGAAWFVLVLLFLLFSTSVCVTRNTPGFLKDIKQFSEKLSKNALKHQPNNTVVQSALPLEQQQGYAKALLEHNGYKTKVHQRDDGSVTVAGLKGRWNRLGYFFTHISIIVICVGALLDSNLLLKFRELTGDLKPETRSVSLNEIPKQSWLGKDNLSFRGSVNVPEGEKTDVLFLPYENGYLVQKLPFTIVNENFRIEYYDTGMPKSFESDLVLMAPELDEPIRQTIAVNHPLYYKNYAIYQSSFGDGGTKLNLKIHPLLSPIENAIKLDTQINGIEPLKTPVGTFKAEFNDFKMHNIVPATEEERKLTGHKMHNNGPTIIFKVRNEQGKAWEYENYMLPSKQEDRWFFMTGVRTSNAEPFRYLFIPADAQRKKERFFKFLTSLNNPLKVKELFTKLYPKDETMSQQTYDIQIKLLQQLLMLFRNKGFSGITNFVNQNVPEADRKKVSEYYFGQTSFALQTLYMDILIQEGVAKTQDEEISQFDKTWFEDALNTVAGLSAYGPPMYFEIENFKEIQSTGLQITKSPGKDVVYFGSAMLIIGVFFLFYVRQRRTWIHIQPKTEDDESGSEVTIAAKDNKNLPETTKEFELLVSKIQDYNAKSEKQKSENSQQE; encoded by the coding sequence ATGACTGAACCGACACAAGTAGAAACTACGCCAAATAAAACGCCTTTGCAGTCCGAAAAAGGTCAAAACCAAACTAAAAATCCAAAAAAACCGAGTGTTTTTATGAATTTTTTGGGGTCGATGAACCTAGCCGTAACGTTATTGGTTATGCTTTCTATCGCCTCGGTAATCGGTACGGTTCTTAAACAGGACCAAAGCCTCCAGGATTACATCATTAAATTTGGACCTTTTTGGTCGCAAGTGTTCAATGATTTAGGGCTGTTTCACGTTTACGGCGCCGCTTGGTTTGTTTTGGTTTTGCTTTTCTTACTATTCTCAACCAGTGTTTGTGTCACACGCAACACCCCAGGCTTCTTAAAAGACATCAAGCAATTCAGCGAAAAACTCTCGAAGAACGCCCTTAAACACCAGCCTAATAATACGGTTGTTCAAAGCGCTTTACCGCTGGAGCAACAGCAAGGTTATGCTAAAGCGCTACTTGAACATAATGGCTATAAAACCAAAGTTCATCAACGTGATGATGGCAGTGTTACCGTAGCGGGTTTGAAGGGTCGCTGGAACCGTTTAGGTTATTTCTTCACCCATATTTCCATTATCGTTATTTGTGTCGGTGCGCTTTTAGACAGTAATCTACTGCTTAAATTCCGTGAATTGACCGGAGATTTAAAGCCTGAAACCCGCTCTGTCAGCTTGAATGAAATCCCAAAACAATCATGGCTAGGTAAGGACAACCTTTCTTTCCGTGGCTCGGTTAACGTACCTGAAGGTGAAAAAACCGATGTGCTGTTTCTACCTTATGAAAATGGTTACTTGGTTCAAAAACTCCCTTTCACCATCGTAAATGAAAACTTCCGCATCGAGTATTACGATACCGGTATGCCTAAATCTTTTGAGAGTGATTTGGTTTTGATGGCACCTGAGTTGGATGAACCTATTAGACAAACCATCGCGGTCAACCACCCTCTTTATTATAAAAACTATGCGATTTACCAATCCTCTTTTGGAGATGGTGGAACCAAGTTAAACCTGAAAATCCACCCACTATTATCGCCTATTGAAAACGCAATTAAACTGGATACCCAAATCAACGGTATCGAACCTTTAAAGACACCTGTTGGTACCTTTAAAGCTGAGTTTAACGACTTCAAAATGCACAATATCGTGCCTGCCACAGAAGAAGAGCGTAAGCTGACCGGCCATAAAATGCATAACAACGGCCCAACCATTATTTTTAAGGTTCGTAATGAGCAAGGTAAGGCGTGGGAGTATGAAAACTACATGTTGCCGTCTAAACAAGAAGATCGCTGGTTCTTTATGACAGGCGTCCGTACCAGCAATGCCGAACCATTCAGATACCTGTTTATCCCTGCTGACGCTCAGCGTAAGAAGGAACGTTTCTTCAAGTTCCTGACAAGCCTGAATAACCCATTAAAAGTCAAAGAGTTATTCACCAAGCTATACCCTAAAGATGAAACCATGTCGCAGCAGACATACGATATTCAAATTAAACTGTTACAGCAGCTCTTAATGCTATTCCGTAATAAAGGGTTCAGCGGTATTACCAATTTTGTAAACCAAAATGTTCCGGAAGCGGACCGCAAAAAAGTCTCGGAATACTATTTTGGACAGACCAGTTTTGCTCTACAGACACTTTATATGGATATCCTGATTCAGGAAGGTGTCGCCAAAACACAAGATGAAGAAATTTCGCAATTTGATAAAACCTGGTTCGAAGATGCGTTAAATACCGTTGCCGGTCTATCGGCTTACGGACCACCAATGTATTTTGAAATTGAAAACTTTAAAGAAATTCAATCGACTGGTCTGCAAATCACTAAATCGCCTGGTAAGGATGTGGTGTATTTTGGTAGTGCTATGTTGATTATCGGGGTGTTTTTCTTGTTCTACGTTAGACAGCGTCGTACTTGGATTCACATTCAACCAAAAACAGAAGACGATGAATCGGGTTCTGAAGTGACGATTGCTGCCAAAGACAATAAGAACTTACCTGAAACAACCAAAGAATTTGAATTATTAGTCAGCAAAATCCAAGACTATAATGCTAAATCAGAAAAACAAAAATCAGAAAATTCTCAACAAGAATAA
- the ccsB gene encoding c-type cytochrome biogenesis protein CcsB: MQTENYMDEFKDSTKTSFSIRDIAWAIFVALGAVYGWLQYGSLMDEYEIGILIGTTIGLIALGKMWPSIQQLTLWVTGLTFIALWSYQAHGNVITANEQAFFLKFLVSSQSAIMWMSALFVLSTAAYFLALFNKSEFTAKTATTLVWSAVTFGLVGMMVRWRESYIINFDYGHIPVSSLYEVFILFVVLTGLMYLFYEQRYKTRALGGFVMLVISSAVAFLLWYTFDKQAHVIQPLVPALKSYWMKIHVPANFIGYGGFSIAAMIGLAYLLTNKALTKNPNSVFASKMPSLEVMDDLMYRTISLGFAFFTIATVLGAMWAAEAWGGYWSWDPKETWALIVWLNYAAWLHIRMSKGWRGAPMAWWALVGLLVTTFAFLGVNMFLSGLHSYGEL; the protein is encoded by the coding sequence ATGCAAACTGAAAATTACATGGACGAATTTAAAGATTCAACAAAAACGTCTTTTTCCATAAGAGATATAGCTTGGGCTATCTTTGTTGCTTTAGGCGCGGTCTACGGCTGGCTCCAATATGGTAGCCTAATGGATGAATATGAAATTGGTATTCTAATCGGTACCACAATCGGCCTGATTGCTTTGGGTAAGATGTGGCCAAGCATTCAACAACTTACTCTTTGGGTGACCGGTTTAACTTTTATCGCTTTGTGGTCTTATCAAGCGCACGGCAATGTGATCACCGCCAATGAGCAAGCCTTTTTCTTGAAGTTCCTGGTATCCAGCCAATCGGCCATCATGTGGATGAGCGCTCTGTTCGTATTATCCACCGCCGCTTACTTTTTAGCTTTATTCAATAAATCTGAATTTACCGCTAAAACGGCAACCACTCTGGTATGGAGTGCCGTGACCTTTGGTTTAGTGGGCATGATGGTTCGTTGGAGAGAGTCTTACATCATCAACTTCGACTATGGTCATATCCCAGTCAGTAGCTTGTATGAAGTATTCATTTTGTTTGTGGTGCTGACCGGTCTGATGTATCTGTTTTATGAACAGCGTTATAAAACTCGTGCATTGGGTGGTTTTGTGATGTTGGTCATCAGTTCTGCCGTAGCGTTTTTACTATGGTATACCTTTGATAAACAAGCGCATGTGATTCAACCTTTAGTGCCTGCATTGAAAAGTTACTGGATGAAAATCCACGTACCGGCCAACTTCATTGGTTATGGCGGATTCTCCATTGCCGCAATGATCGGTTTGGCCTACTTATTGACCAATAAAGCTTTAACCAAAAACCCAAATAGCGTTTTTGCCAGCAAGATGCCCTCTTTGGAAGTGATGGACGATCTGATGTACAGAACCATCTCTTTAGGTTTTGCCTTCTTCACCATCGCGACCGTATTAGGGGCTATGTGGGCAGCCGAAGCTTGGGGTGGTTACTGGTCTTGGGATCCAAAAGAGACCTGGGCTTTGATTGTTTGGCTTAACTACGCCGCTTGGTTACATATTCGTATGTCTAAAGGTTGGCGTGGTGCGCCGATGGCTTGGTGGGCGTTAGTTGGCCTATTGGTCACCACTTTCGCTTTCTTAGGGGTAAACATGTTCTTATCAGGTTTACACTCTTACGGTGAACTGTAA
- a CDS encoding thiol:disulfide interchange protein DsbA/DsbL, with protein sequence MQRRAFLAGCAGLLTASSFPALSADGFGLVEGVEYKLVPQPQPTIPHPKKVVEVFGYSCPHCYHLEPSLNEWLKDKPEDIYFERMPVVFNSPNWIFMARVFFTAQELGVIEQSHTPFFDALHKDKKELFTVEAIAKFFTQFGVKESDFINNFKSFKVDQLVRKAGKLTRAYGVEGVPAIIVNGKYLTDVGMNGSRDKMWTTVNTLTNQ encoded by the coding sequence ATGCAACGTAGAGCATTTTTAGCGGGCTGTGCCGGGTTATTAACCGCCAGCAGTTTTCCTGCTTTATCTGCCGATGGTTTTGGTTTGGTGGAAGGTGTGGAATACAAATTGGTTCCTCAGCCTCAACCCACCATTCCACACCCTAAGAAAGTGGTCGAAGTTTTTGGTTACTCTTGTCCGCATTGTTATCATTTGGAACCGAGTCTGAATGAGTGGTTAAAAGATAAGCCAGAAGACATCTATTTTGAACGTATGCCGGTGGTGTTCAATAGCCCTAACTGGATTTTTATGGCTCGTGTTTTCTTTACCGCCCAAGAATTAGGCGTGATTGAACAGTCACACACACCCTTTTTTGATGCCTTGCATAAAGACAAAAAAGAACTGTTCACCGTTGAAGCGATTGCCAAGTTCTTCACTCAGTTTGGCGTAAAGGAATCTGACTTCATCAATAACTTCAAAAGCTTTAAAGTCGATCAATTGGTACGTAAAGCAGGAAAATTGACCCGTGCTTACGGTGTTGAAGGGGTACCGGCCATTATCGTAAATGGTAAATACCTTACTGATGTTGGTATGAATGGCAGCCGCGATAAAATGTGGACTACCGTCAATACCCTTACCAATCAATAA
- a CDS encoding acetolactate synthase large subunit, translating to MKAANLFVKCLENENVEYIFGIPGEENLDIMDALLDSKIDFITTRHEQGAAYMADVYGRLTGKPGVCLSTLGPGATNLVTGVADANMDNAPLVAIAGQAGTTRLHKESHQVVDLVSMFKPITKYATQVLEPETIPEVVRKAFKLAQAEKPGATFIDLPENITEMDTDELPLPVSTNRLTFADRSLIKQAAELVKSAHCPLILVGNGAVRSRAGKYIQQFVENHKIPVVNTFMAKGIIPFYSDMAMGTAGLQKGDYENAGFAKADLIICVGFDMVEYHPHLWNPNRQHTIIHIDTKKAEVDNRYIPEIELIGNIGPNLAALGEALTETLETPINSSQIEFHLRDAMIKEMNRCRKSDAWPMLPQKIIWDLRTAMESDDIAISDVGAHKMWMARMFRCDEPNTCIISNGFAGMGIAVPGAIAAKLAYPEKSIVAVTGDAGFMMNSQEIETALRCNTPIVILIWNDSQYGLIEWKQKRRFGRSAYIDFKNPNFVDYAKSFGAIGVRIEKADELLPVLQTALKTPTVTVIDCPVDYSENDRLTQLLGNVLSEIED from the coding sequence ATGAAAGCGGCCAATCTATTTGTTAAATGCCTTGAAAATGAAAATGTCGAATATATTTTTGGCATTCCCGGTGAAGAAAACTTAGATATCATGGATGCGCTGCTCGATTCAAAAATCGATTTTATTACCACTCGTCATGAACAAGGTGCCGCTTATATGGCTGATGTTTATGGACGTTTAACCGGTAAACCTGGCGTTTGTCTCTCCACCCTTGGGCCAGGCGCTACCAACTTGGTTACCGGTGTGGCAGATGCCAATATGGATAACGCCCCATTGGTGGCTATTGCCGGGCAGGCGGGGACAACACGTCTACATAAAGAGTCACACCAAGTGGTCGATTTGGTCAGCATGTTCAAACCGATAACCAAATACGCCACCCAAGTTCTAGAACCGGAAACCATTCCCGAAGTGGTGCGTAAAGCCTTTAAATTAGCTCAAGCGGAAAAACCCGGGGCAACCTTTATCGACCTACCTGAAAACATTACTGAAATGGATACCGATGAACTGCCTCTTCCCGTCAGTACCAACCGTCTGACTTTTGCCGACAGAAGCTTAATCAAACAAGCGGCAGAATTAGTCAAGAGTGCCCATTGTCCGCTCATTTTGGTGGGCAACGGTGCAGTGCGTTCCCGTGCTGGAAAATACATCCAACAATTTGTAGAAAACCATAAAATCCCGGTAGTGAATACCTTTATGGCTAAAGGCATCATCCCTTTCTATTCAGATATGGCGATGGGTACCGCGGGTCTGCAAAAAGGCGATTATGAAAACGCCGGATTCGCTAAAGCCGACCTAATCATCTGTGTGGGTTTTGATATGGTGGAATACCACCCTCACCTATGGAATCCAAATCGTCAACATACGATTATCCATATCGATACCAAAAAGGCCGAAGTCGATAACCGCTATATTCCGGAAATTGAACTTATAGGTAATATTGGTCCTAACCTTGCCGCTTTAGGTGAAGCATTAACTGAAACTCTTGAAACCCCTATAAACTCAAGCCAAATCGAGTTTCATTTACGTGATGCGATGATTAAAGAGATGAATCGTTGCCGTAAAAGCGATGCTTGGCCAATGCTACCGCAAAAAATTATTTGGGATTTACGTACTGCCATGGAATCTGACGACATTGCGATAAGTGATGTTGGCGCGCACAAGATGTGGATGGCACGGATGTTCCGCTGTGATGAACCGAACACCTGTATTATCTCCAATGGCTTTGCCGGTATGGGAATAGCTGTACCTGGAGCAATTGCGGCAAAACTGGCTTATCCTGAGAAAAGCATTGTGGCGGTCACCGGCGATGCCGGATTTATGATGAATTCTCAGGAAATCGAAACCGCTTTACGATGCAATACCCCGATTGTCATTTTGATTTGGAATGACAGCCAATACGGTCTAATCGAGTGGAAACAAAAACGCCGTTTTGGACGTTCCGCCTATATTGATTTTAAAAATCCGAATTTTGTGGATTATGCCAAATCATTTGGTGCGATTGGGGTTCGTATAGAAAAAGCGGACGAACTGTTACCCGTTTTACAGACTGCATTGAAAACCCCAACCGTCACGGTAATCGATTGCCCGGTGGATTATTCTGAGAATGATCGTTTAACCCAACTTCTAGGTAATGTTTTATCGGAAATAGAAGATTAA
- the recQ gene encoding DNA helicase RecQ produces MSHSSALNVLQTVYGYDSFRSQQQEIIEDLISGQDCFVLMPTGGGKSLCYQIPALLRQGTAIVVSPLIALMQDQVSALQANGVSAAYYNSSLDAQSAEAVLAQLHSGQLDLLYVSPERLLNQSFIQRLQSLPIALFAIDEAHCISQWGHDFRPEYRQMGALREWFSAVPFIALTATADRATRQDIIDKLQFHQPKVHISSFDRPNIRYRVLEKSNPMKQLLAFLETQPNVSGIIYALSRKRVEEVAEKLKEEGFNAKAYHAGLPSEIRQKVHQQFIRDEVDIVVATVAFGMGIDKPNVRFVVHYDLPKNIEGYYQETGRAGRDGLPSEALLLFGMQDVATAKHFVENVSDEEQRRLENFKLSSMVDFAEAQTCRRNVLLNYFAEPSHKACGNCDICLDPPTLFDGKEAAQKALSCIYRMQQGFGAKQVIDVLRGMDNERIRNLNHHQLSTYGIGKEYSAQEWSSILRQLIHLGYIYQDIQNYSVLKLTELSGDVLKGKTEIQLAFPKKTLNKVTRPGKRSSSKETLLDKDRACFEELRVLRKEIAESEDKPAYQIFGDATLVEMAQKRPKTDAELLAISGVGEKKLENYGFEFLAALRAM; encoded by the coding sequence GTGAGCCACTCTTCTGCATTGAATGTATTACAAACCGTTTATGGTTATGACTCTTTTAGAAGCCAGCAACAGGAGATTATCGAGGATTTAATCTCCGGCCAAGACTGTTTCGTTTTAATGCCGACCGGAGGCGGAAAATCGCTGTGTTATCAAATTCCTGCTTTACTTAGGCAGGGTACGGCGATTGTGGTTTCACCTTTGATTGCCTTGATGCAAGATCAGGTTTCGGCTTTACAGGCCAATGGGGTTTCAGCCGCTTATTACAATTCGAGCTTAGATGCGCAGTCGGCAGAAGCGGTGTTGGCGCAATTGCACTCCGGGCAGTTGGATTTACTGTATGTCTCCCCTGAACGACTTTTGAACCAGAGTTTTATCCAGCGTTTGCAAAGTCTACCGATTGCGTTGTTTGCCATAGATGAAGCCCATTGCATCTCCCAGTGGGGTCACGACTTTAGACCGGAATATCGTCAAATGGGCGCTTTAAGAGAGTGGTTTTCTGCGGTACCTTTTATCGCACTTACCGCCACCGCCGACAGAGCGACCCGCCAAGACATCATCGACAAGTTGCAATTTCACCAACCTAAAGTACATATCAGCAGTTTTGACCGTCCGAATATCCGTTATCGTGTACTGGAAAAAAGTAACCCTATGAAACAGTTGTTGGCTTTTTTGGAAACTCAGCCAAATGTCAGTGGGATTATCTATGCGTTAAGTCGTAAACGGGTAGAAGAGGTGGCCGAAAAACTCAAAGAGGAGGGGTTTAACGCCAAAGCTTATCACGCAGGGTTACCTTCCGAAATCAGGCAGAAAGTGCATCAACAGTTTATCCGTGACGAAGTCGATATTGTGGTGGCCACCGTGGCGTTTGGTATGGGCATAGATAAACCCAATGTGCGTTTTGTGGTGCATTATGACCTACCAAAGAACATTGAAGGTTATTACCAGGAAACCGGCCGAGCAGGGCGCGATGGATTGCCTTCTGAAGCCTTGTTGCTATTCGGTATGCAAGATGTCGCCACCGCCAAACATTTTGTAGAAAACGTAAGTGATGAAGAGCAACGTCGTTTAGAGAATTTCAAGTTATCGAGTATGGTCGATTTTGCCGAGGCGCAGACCTGTCGACGTAATGTGTTACTGAACTATTTTGCCGAACCCAGCCATAAAGCGTGCGGTAATTGCGATATCTGTTTGGATCCCCCCACTTTATTTGATGGTAAAGAGGCGGCTCAAAAGGCCTTGTCTTGCATTTACAGAATGCAGCAGGGGTTCGGGGCTAAACAGGTCATTGATGTATTGCGTGGTATGGATAATGAGCGCATTCGAAATTTAAACCATCATCAACTGAGTACTTACGGAATCGGCAAAGAGTATTCAGCGCAAGAATGGTCGAGTATTTTGCGTCAATTGATCCATTTAGGGTATATCTATCAAGATATCCAAAACTATTCGGTATTGAAGCTAACAGAGCTTTCTGGTGATGTTTTAAAAGGTAAGACAGAGATTCAATTGGCGTTTCCTAAAAAGACACTGAATAAAGTGACCAGGCCTGGTAAACGTAGCAGTTCAAAAGAGACTCTATTGGATAAAGATAGAGCTTGTTTTGAAGAACTTAGAGTTCTACGTAAAGAGATTGCCGAAAGTGAAGATAAACCCGCTTATCAGATTTTTGGTGATGCCACCCTGGTTGAAATGGCACAAAAAAGACCTAAAACCGATGCCGAATTATTGGCGATTAGCGGCGTGGGTGAGAAGAAATTGGAAAACTACGGTTTTGAGTTTTTAGCGGCTTTGAGAGCCATGTAA
- a CDS encoding nitroreductase family protein, producing the protein MEFNQINTESLLNLIKSRRTCYQFLDKEIYPLDDTKLNNCLQAAIWAPNHKLTQPWQFYVVGEKLKNRLAEVYADNRASKKSQTDTECYAGFYQKALEKFMAIPQVILVGQVLAQDSTVRQEDYAACACAIQNFQLMAWQQKIGVQWSTGPIINDPRTYQNLSIEPSQIQLIGALYLGNIEENCQLKNQSKRKTVEEVTFYLD; encoded by the coding sequence ATGGAATTTAATCAAATCAATACTGAATCCTTATTGAATTTAATCAAATCAAGACGTACATGTTATCAGTTTTTAGATAAAGAAATTTATCCGCTGGATGACACTAAATTGAATAATTGTTTACAAGCGGCCATCTGGGCACCTAACCATAAATTGACTCAGCCTTGGCAATTTTATGTGGTCGGTGAAAAACTTAAAAACCGATTGGCGGAAGTCTATGCAGACAACCGAGCCAGTAAAAAATCTCAAACAGACACTGAATGTTATGCCGGTTTTTACCAAAAAGCGCTTGAGAAATTTATGGCCATTCCTCAGGTGATATTGGTAGGTCAAGTCTTGGCGCAAGACAGTACCGTTCGCCAAGAAGATTATGCAGCTTGTGCTTGCGCCATTCAAAATTTTCAACTGATGGCTTGGCAACAAAAAATAGGGGTGCAGTGGAGTACTGGACCGATTATCAATGATCCAAGAACCTATCAAAATTTATCAATTGAACCGTCACAAATCCAATTAATTGGAGCTTTGTATTTGGGTAATATTGAAGAAAATTGTCAGCTAAAAAACCAATCTAAACGTAAAACTGTCGAGGAAGTGACCTTTTATTTAGATTGA
- a CDS encoding hydrogen peroxide-inducible genes activator, whose protein sequence is MTLNELKYIVAVAKEKHFRKASEICFVSQPTLSVAIKKLEDELGVTLFERRKQDVLVTPIGKQIIGIAEEILERSKDIKQIAKEAQGDLTTELKIGAIYTIAPYLLPKLIPSFHKIAPNIPLVIEENYTHVLADKLKSGELDIVILSLPFDEPNIETYNLYEETFSAIVPNEHPLANSTKPVDLESLEDETILLLGSGHCFRDQVVEAFPGLTNLNLQNSRLQKTFEGSSLETIRYMVSSGAGISIFPCTSLSERDEELFTIKPIKSPVPKRTVALAWRKTFSRMQALELFKQAIESIKIPCTQSSQ, encoded by the coding sequence ATGACATTAAATGAACTTAAATATATCGTAGCGGTTGCTAAAGAAAAACATTTTAGAAAAGCTTCTGAAATCTGTTTTGTTAGCCAACCAACTTTAAGTGTAGCGATTAAAAAGCTCGAAGATGAATTAGGTGTTACTCTATTCGAAAGACGTAAACAGGATGTTTTGGTTACCCCTATAGGTAAACAGATTATTGGCATTGCAGAAGAGATACTGGAACGTAGCAAAGATATCAAACAGATCGCTAAAGAAGCACAAGGGGATTTGACTACCGAACTGAAGATTGGCGCTATCTATACGATTGCCCCATATCTACTTCCTAAACTGATTCCCAGTTTTCATAAAATTGCCCCCAATATCCCTTTGGTGATAGAAGAAAATTACACCCATGTATTAGCCGATAAATTAAAATCCGGTGAATTGGATATTGTGATTCTCTCTTTGCCTTTTGATGAACCCAATATTGAAACTTATAATCTCTATGAAGAGACCTTTAGCGCCATTGTTCCTAATGAACATCCTTTGGCTAACAGCACTAAACCGGTTGACTTGGAAAGCTTAGAAGATGAAACTATCCTATTATTGGGTTCGGGGCACTGTTTTAGGGATCAAGTGGTAGAAGCTTTTCCTGGTTTGACCAATCTGAATTTACAAAATAGTCGTTTGCAAAAGACGTTTGAAGGCAGTTCATTGGAAACAATCCGATATATGGTTTCTTCAGGTGCTGGTATCTCCATATTTCCATGTACATCGCTCTCAGAACGCGATGAAGAGCTTTTTACCATTAAACCCATAAAATCCCCCGTTCCTAAAAGAACGGTTGCCCTTGCATGGCGTAAGACGTTTTCACGTATGCAAGCGTTAGAACTATTCAAACAGGCTATCGAATCCATCAAAATACCCTGTACACAGTCCTCACAATAA
- a CDS encoding MlaA family lipoprotein, with translation MKLFPSLLLACLMFSPMTHAESDSTKVNKNPMNPQDPYESFNRVMFDFNMGFNDTFGRPIADAYNGILPQPARTGINNVFDNLKTPLSAINCFLQGKVEDGLSEIMRFTLNSTFGLLGLLDVAEPAGLEAKYEDFGQTLFHWGVWNESSYLVLPIVGSYTTRELVGGLSESSVDPIYATILEDTDTSGRIMIFMGDKFVKYTKVVKLLEDIKSQPDPYVFSRESYLQYRTNLIFDGKAPQANLDDFNFE, from the coding sequence ATGAAATTATTCCCCTCGCTACTATTAGCCTGTTTGATGTTTAGCCCGATGACTCATGCTGAAAGCGATTCGACTAAAGTTAATAAAAACCCCATGAATCCACAGGATCCATACGAATCTTTTAACCGAGTCATGTTTGATTTCAATATGGGGTTCAATGATACCTTCGGTAGACCGATTGCAGATGCTTATAACGGTATTTTGCCGCAACCAGCCAGAACAGGGATCAATAATGTTTTTGATAACCTTAAAACCCCGTTATCGGCGATAAACTGTTTTTTACAGGGTAAGGTCGAAGATGGTTTATCCGAGATTATGCGTTTTACCCTCAACAGTACCTTTGGTTTGCTTGGCTTATTAGATGTAGCCGAACCAGCAGGTTTAGAAGCTAAATATGAAGATTTTGGACAAACCCTTTTTCACTGGGGAGTGTGGAATGAAAGTAGCTATCTGGTTTTACCAATAGTGGGTTCTTATACCACACGAGAATTGGTAGGCGGGCTGAGTGAAAGTAGCGTTGATCCTATCTATGCTACGATTTTGGAAGATACCGATACATCCGGCCGTATTATGATTTTTATGGGTGATAAGTTTGTCAAATATACCAAAGTGGTAAAACTTCTTGAAGACATCAAATCACAGCCCGACCCCTATGTATTTAGTCGTGAGAGTTACTTACAGTATAGAACCAATCTTATTTTTGATGGTAAAGCCCCACAAGCTAATTTAGATGATTTTAATTTTGAATAA